The Mytilus edulis chromosome 12, xbMytEdul2.2, whole genome shotgun sequence genome contains a region encoding:
- the LOC139497331 gene encoding uncharacterized protein — MGSVQYQYAIIWFALGVTLIVPLLIFIRYNVNVDKTKPVENSNIVLLSSEETLGKIITRQNNLGWNILDEETCQAKDNFVLKKILPLNVPIYIYNPNEDVHISRMIFNSGTWETPLVDKVVEAMKLHPEAVFIDIGANIGMYSMTMAALGYRVIAVDCYIENVMRLCASARKANVTNKMSIIHNGISDKRSVLRLIKSTEPNVGGMGVEQISSTLNITHNLTANAILLDDLLEIFPIKSAIIKMDVEKHEDEILKGAKVFFEKVKVETVLLEFRFHAKDKTGKFIIDFFDKYGLAPDLSKLVNASDYSTWPGDLIWSRKK, encoded by the coding sequence ATGGGATCTGTTCAATACCAGTATGCCATTATATGGTTTGCTTTAGGAGTGACGTTAATAGTTCCCCTTCTTATATTCATTCGGTATAATGTAAACGTTGATAAAACTAAACCAGTCGAAAACTCAAACATTGTTCTTCTTAGTTCGGAAGAGACACTAGGGAAAATAATCACACGCCAGAATAACCTTGGATGGAATATACTAGATGAAGAAACCTGTCAAGCAAAAGATAATTTTGTCCTTAAGAAAATACTCCCTTTGAATGTacccatatatatttataatcctAATGAAGATGTTCACATATCTCGAATGATCTTTAATTCTGGTACATGGGAAACACCACTGGTTGACAAGGTAGTCGAAGCAATGAAACTTCATCCGGAAGCAGTTTTTATTGACATTGGTGCTAACATAGGAATGTATTCTATGACAATGGCGGCTCTTGGTTATCGCGTCATTGCGGTTGATTGTTATATAGAGAATGTAATGCGGTTGTGTGCCTCCGCAAGAAAAGCAAACGTTACAAACAAGATGTCTATTATTCATAATGGAATTTCAGACAAGCGATCGGTATTAAGATTGATTAAATCAACAGAGCCTAATGTTGGCGGAATGGGAGTAGAACAAATATCGTCAACATTAAATATAACTCACAATTTAACAGCTAATGCCATACTTTTAGATGATTTACTTGAAATTTTCCCCATTAAAAGTGCAATTATAAAAATGGACGTTGAGAAGCATGAAGATGAAATACTAAAAGGAGCCAAAGTATTTTTCGAAAAAGTTAAAGTTGAAACAGTTTTATTGGAATTTCGATTCCATGCGAAAGATAAAACAGGAAAGTTTATAATTGACTTTTTTGATAAATACGGATTAGCACCGGATTTGTCAAAGCTTGTTAATGCTTCTGATTATAGTACATGGCCAGGAGATTTAATTTGGAGCAGGAAAAAATAA